A window from Calliopsis andreniformis isolate RMS-2024a chromosome 7, iyCalAndr_principal, whole genome shotgun sequence encodes these proteins:
- the Psq gene encoding pipsqueak isoform X1, translating to MVSGGMAGQHYCLRWNNYQSNMTSVFHQLLQTEAFVDVTLACNEASLKAHKVVLSACSSYFQKLLLSNPCKHPTIIMPQDVCFNDLKFIIEFVYRGEIDVSQAELQSLLKTADQLKIKGLCEVPESRDGPPSVSLSSPSREPGTPRINFTKLKRHHPRYKRARTTFEPRATDSRHYDRYKEEESNENYNRENKENHRDWQAEDEDCAEGTTAAVVLETCQRNNNNNNNNNNGSGTNNNNNGDMFCHTGLGHYGHHPDPGEVDLPPETQPTPPSATLVGTTITHLRDPDHHSTEIQNCDSVKIKFETLHTMDSSDTIDIDSHMSDHASVSSKNAADSDNMMMITPELLGLMPSGSSVHSDSGENNSRGHSGQSSSHHHGSKSWTQEDMDAALEALRNHDMSLTKASATFGIPSTTLWQRAHRLGIDTPKKDGPTKSWSDESLNNALEALRTGTISANKASKAFGIPSSTLYKIARREGIRLAAPFNASPTTWSPADLDRALEAIRSGQTSVQRASTEFGIPTGTLYGRCKREGIELSRSNPTPWSEDAMTEALEAVRLGHMSINQAAIHYNLPYSSLYGRFKRGKYEEPAVGDISQDGSSPHFHQSPSQNHSTAVPDQMPYQGS from the exons CGGAGGCATGGCCGGGCAGCACTACTGCCTGCGCTGGAACAACTACCAGTCGAACATGACGTCCGTGTTCCATCAGCTACTGCAGACAGAGGCATTCGTCGACGTCACCCTGGCCTGCAATGAGGCCTCCCTCAAGGCCCACAAG GTGGTACTATCAGCCTGCAGCTCCTACTTCCAAAAGCTGTTGCTGTCCAACCCCTGCAAGCACCCCACCATCATCATGCCCCAAGACGTGTGCTTCAACGACCTGAAATTCATCATAGAGTTCGTCTACAGAGGAGAAATCGACGTATCGCAGGCAGAACTCCAG TCCCTGCTGAAGACGGCTGATCAGCTGAAGATCAAAGGGCTCTGCGAGGTGCCGGAGAGCAGAGACGGACCACCCTCGGTGAGCCTGAGCTCGCCCTCGCGCGAGCCTGGCACTCCTAGGATAAATTTCACGAAGCTAAAGCGTCACCATCCGCGGTACAAGAGGGCCAGAACCACGTTCGAGCCTCGCGCCACCGACTCGAGGCACTACGACCGATACAAAGAGGAGGAATCGAACGAGAATTACAATCGGGAGAACAAAGAG AACCACAGGGACTGGCAGGCCGAAGATGAAGATTGCgcggaggggacaacggcagcagTAGTCTTGGAAACTTGCCAgcgcaacaacaacaacaacaataataacaacaacggtAGCGGGACGAACAACAATAACAACG GCGACATGTTCTGTCATACAGGGCTTGGCCATTATGGCCACCACCCAGACCCTGGAGAGGTGGATCTGCCTCCAGAAACACAGCCCACACCACCGAGCGCAACCTTAGTCGGCACCACCATCACTCATCTGAGAGATCCGGATCATCACTCTACAG AAATTCAGAACTGTGACAGCGTGAAGATAAAGTTCGAAACGTTGCACACGATGGACTCGTCGGACACGATTGACATCGACAGCCACATGTCAGACCACGCGAGCGTCAGCTCGAAGAACGCAGCGGACAGCGACAACATGATGATGATCACGCCTGAACTACTGGGTTTGATGCCCTCTGGAAGCTCTGTTCACTCAGACTCGGGCGAGAACAACTCCAGGGGACACTCTGGACAGTCCAGTTCCCATCACCATGGCTCCAAGTCCTGGACCCAGGAGGACATGGATGCGGCGCTGGAAGCCTTGAGGAACCACGACATGAGCCTCACGAAAGCTTCTG CGACCTTTGGTATACCTTCGACGACCCTCTGGCAAAGGGCGCATCGACTAGGCATAGACACCCCCAAAAAAGATGGACCAACGAAGTCGTGGAGCGACGAGAgcctgaacaacgccctggaagcGCTCAGAACAGGGACAATCTCTGCGAATAAAGCTTCCAAGGCATTCGGCATACCCTCCAGCACGTTGTACAAAATCGCTAGGAGAGAAGGCATCAGGCTAGCCGCACCCTTCAACGCGAGCCCTACTACATGGTCGCCTGCTGACCTGGACAGAGCTCTAGAAGCCATCAGGTCTGGTCAGACGTCAGTGCAGAGGGCTTCGACGGAGTTCGGGATACCCACGGGGACGCTGTACGGTAGATGCAAGAGAGAAGGGATTGAGTTGAGCAGAAGTAATCCCACGCCCTGGAGCGAGGACGCTATGACTGAGGCTCTGGAAGCTGTTAG ATTAGGGCACATGAGCATCAATCAAGCGGCTATTCACTACAATCTACCCTACTCGTCGCTGTACGGCCGATTCAAGAGGGGGAAATACGAAGAACCCGCCGTCGGCGACATATCCCAAGACGGAAGCAGTCCGCATTTCCATCAGAGTCCCAGTCAGAATCACTCAACCGCTGTTCCGGATCAAATGCCCTACCAAGGCAGCTGA
- the Psq gene encoding pipsqueak isoform X2 yields MVSGGMAGQHYCLRWNNYQSNMTSVFHQLLQTEAFVDVTLACNEASLKAHKVVLSACSSYFQKLLLSNPCKHPTIIMPQDVCFNDLKFIIEFVYRGEIDVSQAELQSLLKTADQLKIKGLCEVPESRDGPPSVSLSSPSREPGTPRINFTKLKRHHPRYKRARTTFEPRATDSRHYDRYKEEESNENYNRENKENHRDWQAEDEDCAEGTTAAVVLETCQRNNNNNNNNNNGSGTNNNNNGLGHYGHHPDPGEVDLPPETQPTPPSATLVGTTITHLRDPDHHSTEIQNCDSVKIKFETLHTMDSSDTIDIDSHMSDHASVSSKNAADSDNMMMITPELLGLMPSGSSVHSDSGENNSRGHSGQSSSHHHGSKSWTQEDMDAALEALRNHDMSLTKASATFGIPSTTLWQRAHRLGIDTPKKDGPTKSWSDESLNNALEALRTGTISANKASKAFGIPSSTLYKIARREGIRLAAPFNASPTTWSPADLDRALEAIRSGQTSVQRASTEFGIPTGTLYGRCKREGIELSRSNPTPWSEDAMTEALEAVRLGHMSINQAAIHYNLPYSSLYGRFKRGKYEEPAVGDISQDGSSPHFHQSPSQNHSTAVPDQMPYQGS; encoded by the exons CGGAGGCATGGCCGGGCAGCACTACTGCCTGCGCTGGAACAACTACCAGTCGAACATGACGTCCGTGTTCCATCAGCTACTGCAGACAGAGGCATTCGTCGACGTCACCCTGGCCTGCAATGAGGCCTCCCTCAAGGCCCACAAG GTGGTACTATCAGCCTGCAGCTCCTACTTCCAAAAGCTGTTGCTGTCCAACCCCTGCAAGCACCCCACCATCATCATGCCCCAAGACGTGTGCTTCAACGACCTGAAATTCATCATAGAGTTCGTCTACAGAGGAGAAATCGACGTATCGCAGGCAGAACTCCAG TCCCTGCTGAAGACGGCTGATCAGCTGAAGATCAAAGGGCTCTGCGAGGTGCCGGAGAGCAGAGACGGACCACCCTCGGTGAGCCTGAGCTCGCCCTCGCGCGAGCCTGGCACTCCTAGGATAAATTTCACGAAGCTAAAGCGTCACCATCCGCGGTACAAGAGGGCCAGAACCACGTTCGAGCCTCGCGCCACCGACTCGAGGCACTACGACCGATACAAAGAGGAGGAATCGAACGAGAATTACAATCGGGAGAACAAAGAG AACCACAGGGACTGGCAGGCCGAAGATGAAGATTGCgcggaggggacaacggcagcagTAGTCTTGGAAACTTGCCAgcgcaacaacaacaacaacaataataacaacaacggtAGCGGGACGAACAACAATAACAACG GGCTTGGCCATTATGGCCACCACCCAGACCCTGGAGAGGTGGATCTGCCTCCAGAAACACAGCCCACACCACCGAGCGCAACCTTAGTCGGCACCACCATCACTCATCTGAGAGATCCGGATCATCACTCTACAG AAATTCAGAACTGTGACAGCGTGAAGATAAAGTTCGAAACGTTGCACACGATGGACTCGTCGGACACGATTGACATCGACAGCCACATGTCAGACCACGCGAGCGTCAGCTCGAAGAACGCAGCGGACAGCGACAACATGATGATGATCACGCCTGAACTACTGGGTTTGATGCCCTCTGGAAGCTCTGTTCACTCAGACTCGGGCGAGAACAACTCCAGGGGACACTCTGGACAGTCCAGTTCCCATCACCATGGCTCCAAGTCCTGGACCCAGGAGGACATGGATGCGGCGCTGGAAGCCTTGAGGAACCACGACATGAGCCTCACGAAAGCTTCTG CGACCTTTGGTATACCTTCGACGACCCTCTGGCAAAGGGCGCATCGACTAGGCATAGACACCCCCAAAAAAGATGGACCAACGAAGTCGTGGAGCGACGAGAgcctgaacaacgccctggaagcGCTCAGAACAGGGACAATCTCTGCGAATAAAGCTTCCAAGGCATTCGGCATACCCTCCAGCACGTTGTACAAAATCGCTAGGAGAGAAGGCATCAGGCTAGCCGCACCCTTCAACGCGAGCCCTACTACATGGTCGCCTGCTGACCTGGACAGAGCTCTAGAAGCCATCAGGTCTGGTCAGACGTCAGTGCAGAGGGCTTCGACGGAGTTCGGGATACCCACGGGGACGCTGTACGGTAGATGCAAGAGAGAAGGGATTGAGTTGAGCAGAAGTAATCCCACGCCCTGGAGCGAGGACGCTATGACTGAGGCTCTGGAAGCTGTTAG ATTAGGGCACATGAGCATCAATCAAGCGGCTATTCACTACAATCTACCCTACTCGTCGCTGTACGGCCGATTCAAGAGGGGGAAATACGAAGAACCCGCCGTCGGCGACATATCCCAAGACGGAAGCAGTCCGCATTTCCATCAGAGTCCCAGTCAGAATCACTCAACCGCTGTTCCGGATCAAATGCCCTACCAAGGCAGCTGA